From one Paenibacillus sp. FSL K6-1330 genomic stretch:
- a CDS encoding contractile injection system protein, VgrG/Pvc8 family has product MRQAKVLINYNGKNITETLSDYNLDFSYTDATSGELDDLQIRVADRDRKWQKTWAPEEGDKIQVTIEVVNWYQEVHRKKYNCGTFHVDGLTFSGAPDEVTIKAASFPISSAVRQEKRTKVWEKVKLSTIARDVASRAKLKLVIEVKNDPTYDRIEQEEKTDFAFLLELTSKEGIAVKVTDNKLVLFDEVKFEKGKSVATFERGKDNILSYFFEWSADNCAYRACELTYDVTIKPKTPKKDNGGKDDGGGIFDPEPKLMKAAKKDDGSIFEPGDGGGGSGTKPKPAKKKKKGKAKAIKQTHKVTYIPPGAPSSGPILRVKENVDSKADALRVAKNRLRERNKLANKASLTVVGDIQIAAGVVITIVGFGRFDGKYIVDSVVHQIGGGGYETRMDIRKILGW; this is encoded by the coding sequence ATGAGACAGGCGAAAGTCCTGATTAACTACAACGGAAAGAACATCACGGAAACCTTATCCGATTACAATTTGGATTTTAGTTATACTGACGCAACCAGCGGCGAATTGGATGATCTGCAAATAAGGGTTGCAGACCGTGATCGCAAGTGGCAAAAGACCTGGGCTCCCGAGGAAGGCGATAAGATACAAGTGACGATTGAGGTCGTCAACTGGTACCAAGAGGTCCATCGGAAGAAGTATAATTGCGGCACCTTTCACGTCGACGGGCTGACATTTTCGGGTGCTCCGGATGAAGTGACTATTAAAGCAGCATCTTTTCCCATCTCGTCGGCGGTGAGACAGGAAAAACGTACGAAGGTATGGGAAAAGGTGAAATTGTCTACGATTGCCCGAGACGTTGCGAGTCGTGCCAAATTGAAGCTCGTTATCGAAGTCAAAAACGATCCTACCTACGATCGTATTGAGCAGGAGGAAAAAACAGATTTTGCATTCTTGCTTGAGTTGACTTCCAAAGAGGGGATCGCGGTAAAAGTAACGGATAATAAACTCGTACTTTTTGACGAGGTGAAGTTTGAGAAAGGGAAATCTGTAGCCACGTTCGAGCGTGGTAAGGATAATATCCTGAGCTACTTTTTCGAGTGGTCCGCTGACAACTGCGCCTATCGAGCATGTGAATTGACGTATGATGTAACCATCAAGCCAAAAACTCCTAAAAAGGATAATGGAGGCAAAGACGACGGCGGCGGAATATTTGATCCGGAACCCAAACTGATGAAGGCAGCAAAGAAAGACGACGGGAGTATATTCGAGCCCGGTGATGGCGGTGGAGGAAGTGGAACAAAGCCTAAACCTGCTAAAAAGAAAAAAAAGGGTAAGGCCAAAGCAATTAAACAAACACATAAGGTAACGTATATTCCACCCGGCGCTCCGTCATCCGGGCCTATTTTGCGTGTAAAAGAAAACGTCGATTCGAAGGCCGATGCTCTTCGAGTTGCCAAAAATCGCTTGCGTGAACGGAATAAGCTTGCGAATAAAGCTTCTTTGACGGTTGTTGGTGATATCCAGATCGCTGCGGGCGTTGTGATCACCATCGTCGGTTTTGGAAGGTTTGACGGCAAGTACATCGTTGACAGCGTCGTGCATCAAATTGGCGGAGGCGGGTATGAAACTCGGATGGATATCAGAAAGATATTGGGGTGGTAA
- a CDS encoding phage tail protein, giving the protein MIGALGNVNFLVTDKKIRTFDDFRRSSAGRWEDHEVLGKKPLSQWIGPGLDSISFKMRFDVAYGLNPRVEMDRLVKMERSGKPYTLTIGDKAFGVYKWTIRQLDEDFITVDNKGRLLVSEVTIELKEYVK; this is encoded by the coding sequence ATGATCGGTGCATTGGGCAATGTGAATTTTTTAGTTACTGATAAAAAAATTCGTACATTTGATGATTTCCGTCGATCCTCTGCAGGTAGATGGGAAGACCATGAGGTATTGGGAAAAAAGCCGTTATCACAATGGATCGGCCCAGGACTGGATAGCATATCCTTTAAGATGCGTTTTGACGTCGCCTATGGACTTAACCCACGGGTGGAGATGGACCGCCTGGTAAAGATGGAGCGCTCTGGTAAGCCATACACTCTGACCATCGGAGACAAGGCCTTCGGAGTCTATAAATGGACCATTCGGCAGCTGGATGAGGATTTTATCACGGTTGATAACAAAGGAAGGTTGCTTGTTTCCGAAGTTACTATTGAGCTGAAGGAGTATGTAAAATGA
- a CDS encoding GPW/gp25 family protein, translated as MIVDFAPKTLADELNQNITCIIETVVGSVPLFRDFGIDQIDVDAPANMVQSQLTNKIISAIQEYEPRVVVDSVTYDINENGEVKPNVIYSIAEEAMT; from the coding sequence ATGATTGTCGACTTTGCCCCAAAAACTCTGGCTGATGAGCTTAATCAAAATATTACCTGCATCATTGAGACGGTTGTAGGATCAGTGCCATTATTTCGTGATTTCGGCATTGATCAGATCGACGTTGACGCCCCAGCCAATATGGTTCAATCGCAGTTGACCAATAAGATCATCTCAGCGATCCAAGAATATGAGCCCCGTGTCGTTGTTGATTCGGTAACGTATGACATCAACGAGAACGGGGAGGTTAAACCAAACGTTATATACAGCATCGCAGAGGAGGCGATGACTTGA
- a CDS encoding baseplate J/gp47 family protein, which yields MSSIFESLKDIDFVDVDASGIQNSIITIFEGLIGQKLFPADPRRLFLMGLAQIIIQQQALINHNKKVDLLKYASGDVLEHIGVMYDVSRLPAASAITTIQFTLSVPLTSAIIIPAGTRVGPQGGGGAIYFMTTNVLEIPAGEVSGEVTASCSLPGSLGNGFLPEQINTPIDPIPFVQSVVNITESAGGAERESDDAFRERIRTAPESFSVAGPEGAYRFWAMTASSSIVDVAVTSPAECEAVVVPLLAGGKIPTQDILDAVDTALNDRTVRPLTDHVTVQSPTPIKYDITLTYYVSRARAAESTSIQAAVNAAVDAYRLWQKSKLGRDINPSELIWRAMGAGALRVSVAAPVFTEVTKLEIAQDAQVNVTYGGLADD from the coding sequence TTGAGTAGCATCTTTGAATCCTTGAAGGACATTGATTTTGTGGATGTGGATGCATCAGGCATTCAGAACAGCATCATAACCATTTTCGAAGGGCTTATCGGTCAAAAGCTGTTCCCAGCTGATCCGAGACGCCTTTTTTTAATGGGGCTTGCCCAGATCATTATTCAGCAACAAGCCTTGATCAATCACAATAAAAAGGTGGACTTGCTTAAGTATGCTAGTGGCGATGTATTGGAGCATATCGGAGTCATGTATGATGTGTCCAGGCTGCCGGCAGCTTCCGCGATTACAACAATACAATTTACATTATCCGTGCCACTTACATCAGCGATTATTATTCCAGCTGGCACGAGGGTAGGACCTCAAGGCGGTGGTGGTGCGATTTATTTCATGACAACGAATGTATTAGAGATACCTGCGGGCGAGGTATCAGGCGAAGTGACAGCCTCATGCTCGCTTCCTGGATCATTAGGGAATGGATTCCTCCCTGAACAGATAAACACGCCAATAGACCCCATTCCATTTGTTCAGAGCGTTGTTAATATTACTGAGAGTGCTGGAGGGGCTGAAAGGGAGTCGGACGATGCATTCCGAGAGAGGATCCGGACGGCGCCGGAAAGCTTCTCGGTCGCGGGGCCGGAGGGGGCGTATCGTTTTTGGGCAATGACCGCAAGCTCATCGATTGTTGATGTGGCGGTTACATCCCCGGCAGAATGTGAGGCTGTGGTGGTGCCATTGCTTGCAGGGGGTAAGATACCGACACAGGACATATTGGATGCTGTAGACACAGCCTTAAATGATCGCACCGTCCGACCTCTTACAGATCATGTAACCGTCCAATCTCCGACACCTATAAAATATGACATCACACTTACGTATTATGTGTCACGGGCTCGGGCAGCTGAATCAACATCTATACAAGCTGCCGTTAATGCCGCAGTAGATGCATATCGATTATGGCAAAAGTCCAAGCTCGGGAGGGATATCAATCCATCGGAGCTTATTTGGCGTGCCATGGGTGCCGGGGCGCTGCGCGTTAGTGTTGCAGCACCTGTTTTTACGGAGGTGACAAAATTGGAGATCGCTCAGGATGCCCAGGTAAATGTCACTTACGGAGGTTTGGCCGATGATTGA
- a CDS encoding phage tail protein I, with protein sequence MSLTEVWPMIDLKSISMLNMLPDNLKRDPNIKAAAQALDDKLRDLTDQIVKLPRLSRLDELNDDEADELAWQFHVDFYDPTLPIEQKRELVKNAFKFHRRKGTPAAIEELITILFGEGKVEEWFEYGGQPGRFQVITNNPAVTQERAEEFYRAVESVKRLTAKLERVILAQSEPMGLYFAGILRMGEKMTVRMV encoded by the coding sequence ATGTCACTTACGGAGGTTTGGCCGATGATTGATTTAAAAAGCATCAGTATGCTCAATATGCTTCCGGATAATCTCAAACGAGATCCTAACATTAAAGCTGCAGCGCAGGCACTGGATGATAAGCTTCGTGATTTGACAGATCAGATCGTGAAGCTACCCCGTTTATCCAGACTAGACGAGCTCAACGATGACGAGGCTGACGAATTGGCATGGCAGTTTCATGTGGACTTCTACGATCCTACCCTACCGATTGAGCAAAAACGTGAACTGGTGAAGAATGCATTTAAGTTCCACCGGCGGAAAGGTACGCCTGCGGCCATCGAGGAGCTGATCACAATTCTTTTTGGTGAGGGTAAGGTTGAGGAATGGTTCGAGTACGGCGGGCAACCGGGGCGATTCCAAGTTATAACGAACAATCCAGCGGTGACGCAGGAGCGCGCCGAAGAATTTTACCGTGCGGTGGAGTCGGTCAAGCGCCTGACAGCAAAGCTGGAACGGGTTATTTTAGCTCAATCGGAGCCTATGGGCTTATACTTTGCCGGCATACTTCGGATGGGCGAGAAAATGACAGTGAGGATGGTGTGA
- a CDS encoding phage tail protein, translated as MGAFGGLIQTNKGRNLQAKAEAGALLKFTRMGIGDGQLGGQSIPTLNKLISEKKSLPITRLKPQLPAQAIVGAVLSNQDVTTGFYFREIGIFAQDPDEGEILYAYGNAGSGAEYIPPAGTEDIIEKTIDMIVTFGQAQNVSAVINSSLIFATPEDVAEALTESKKYTDQKIVAAETPSGPATGTVVNGNTVYTAALSPALSTLKAFQRVVIKVNVASTGAPTLNPNGLGAKSVLKASGSAASFKANGVYTLVYDGTAFILQGEGGEVGTATAPDVLQGKTFPGEDGLVTGTMPNYSRAVLGQDYSQAVSAKGDGGGNIVLEPKTGYYEQGKNTAGFGSVLALDPNYKSENIKAGTSIFGVSGKSTVVDTADAVLDPQYLLVGQSGYDDGVKKAGQMPNRSAENNHMPGLESTVWAGDRFFIRPPHGYFNGSTWVTAAVPGLTANNLRAGVNIAGLLGTLDPNMKMAQAGLGNSSYGSITNLPFKPILLLISGYYDNGYVTLSGTVGSYFDGSTVHHIISADAWPKEGSGTYLSMSEATFGSNFVNFALSQYSAQARGYKVFGV; from the coding sequence ATGGGCGCGTTTGGCGGACTTATTCAAACGAACAAAGGTAGGAACTTACAAGCGAAAGCAGAAGCAGGCGCATTGCTTAAATTTACGCGGATGGGGATCGGTGACGGGCAGCTCGGCGGGCAATCTATCCCCACCTTGAACAAGTTGATCAGCGAGAAGAAATCCCTTCCGATAACCCGTCTGAAGCCACAGCTTCCAGCACAGGCCATAGTCGGGGCGGTGCTGTCGAACCAAGATGTAACAACGGGTTTTTATTTCCGGGAGATCGGGATTTTTGCCCAAGATCCGGATGAAGGTGAAATCCTTTATGCTTACGGAAACGCCGGGAGTGGCGCGGAATATATTCCACCAGCTGGAACAGAGGATATCATCGAAAAGACAATCGACATGATCGTCACGTTTGGTCAGGCGCAGAATGTATCGGCTGTGATAAACAGTTCGCTGATCTTTGCCACTCCAGAAGATGTGGCCGAGGCCCTGACAGAGTCGAAAAAATATACGGATCAAAAGATTGTAGCAGCCGAAACACCATCAGGCCCGGCAACCGGAACAGTGGTCAATGGAAACACCGTATACACAGCCGCGTTATCACCAGCGCTTTCAACGTTGAAAGCTTTCCAAAGGGTTGTTATAAAGGTGAATGTTGCAAGCACTGGAGCGCCTACACTCAATCCTAATGGCTTAGGTGCAAAGTCTGTTTTGAAAGCCAGCGGAAGTGCTGCCAGCTTTAAAGCAAACGGCGTATACACGTTGGTCTATGACGGAACGGCTTTTATCTTACAGGGTGAAGGGGGGGAGGTAGGAACAGCGACAGCACCGGATGTATTGCAAGGTAAAACATTTCCGGGCGAAGATGGTCTGGTGACAGGAACAATGCCGAATTATTCGCGAGCGGTCCTCGGCCAAGATTACAGCCAAGCAGTTAGCGCTAAAGGTGACGGTGGCGGGAACATCGTATTGGAGCCTAAAACTGGTTATTACGAGCAAGGAAAGAATACAGCGGGATTCGGATCAGTCTTGGCGCTGGACCCGAATTACAAGTCTGAAAATATTAAAGCAGGAACATCGATTTTCGGCGTGTCTGGCAAGTCTACCGTTGTTGATACAGCGGATGCAGTGTTAGACCCTCAGTATCTGCTTGTTGGACAATCGGGTTATGATGACGGAGTTAAAAAAGCTGGTCAGATGCCGAACCGAAGCGCCGAGAATAACCACATGCCCGGACTTGAATCGACTGTATGGGCCGGGGATCGGTTCTTCATCCGACCGCCCCACGGTTATTTTAACGGGTCTACTTGGGTAACGGCAGCGGTGCCTGGACTAACGGCAAATAACCTGCGAGCGGGGGTTAATATTGCGGGATTGCTTGGTACGCTTGACCCTAATATGAAGATGGCCCAAGCCGGATTGGGAAACAGCTCTTACGGGTCTATAACTAACCTCCCTTTCAAGCCGATACTGCTATTGATCTCGGGGTATTACGATAATGGGTATGTTACACTTTCTGGAACCGTCGGTTCTTACTTCGATGGCTCAACAGTGCACCATATCATTAGTGCAGATGCTTGGCCGAAAGAAGGCTCGGGCACTTACTTAAGCATGAGCGAGGCCACATTTGGCAGTAACTTTGTTAACTTTGCATTATCGCAATATTCTGCCCAAGCCCGCGGGTATAAAGTATTTGGAGTATAG
- a CDS encoding phage holin family protein: MDWNMIFELIDPRLLIVLAACWVIGAVLKVTPNVPDWIIVYAVIVVGVFLTIGILGWSVESLIQGILTGAFSVFGHQALKQTAKAVGGSNE, from the coding sequence ATGGATTGGAACATGATTTTTGAATTGATCGATCCGCGGCTGTTGATAGTTCTTGCTGCCTGCTGGGTAATTGGTGCGGTGTTAAAGGTTACACCAAATGTACCTGATTGGATCATTGTATATGCTGTTATCGTAGTAGGGGTGTTTCTTACGATCGGAATCCTGGGATGGAGTGTTGAGTCATTGATCCAAGGTATTCTAACCGGCGCCTTCTCAGTATTTGGGCACCAAGCCCTGAAGCAGACAGCTAAGGCTGTAGGTGGCAGCAATGAGTAA
- a CDS encoding glycoside hydrolase family 73 protein: MSNKLAFVQKIALFAVADMKNTFIPASLIIAQAALESAWGTSGLTQKGNNLFGIKGKGPAGSCTMQTTEYVKGKPIKVDAAFRAYNNWGESIADHTKLILNGVSWNKNLYKKVIGVDGKTAASEIQKAGYATDPKYADKLISLMDEFNLYQYDTVKGNAGKVMDKKERDINVVSPWAAGTWEEMTKNGYFDGTMPGAPITREQAAVSMNRLRKNFLKLIGGNTARIVELEKQLQAIEAEK; encoded by the coding sequence ATGAGTAATAAGCTGGCATTTGTTCAGAAAATCGCCCTCTTTGCAGTGGCTGACATGAAGAATACCTTTATTCCGGCATCGTTGATCATAGCCCAGGCCGCGCTCGAAAGCGCCTGGGGAACATCCGGATTAACGCAGAAGGGCAATAACCTCTTTGGCATCAAGGGGAAGGGTCCTGCCGGCAGCTGCACAATGCAAACAACCGAATACGTCAAAGGCAAACCGATAAAAGTAGATGCTGCATTCCGTGCCTATAACAATTGGGGGGAGTCCATCGCGGACCACACCAAGTTGATTCTGAACGGGGTCAGTTGGAATAAGAACCTGTATAAGAAGGTTATCGGAGTAGATGGTAAAACAGCGGCAAGTGAGATCCAGAAGGCGGGATACGCGACGGATCCGAAGTACGCTGATAAACTTATTTCTCTTATGGATGAATTCAATTTGTATCAATACGATACAGTAAAAGGGAATGCAGGGAAGGTGATGGATAAAAAAGAACGTGATATCAATGTGGTTAGTCCATGGGCGGCGGGAACTTGGGAAGAGATGACCAAGAACGGTTATTTTGACGGCACGATGCCGGGGGCGCCAATCACAAGAGAACAAGCGGCTGTATCTATGAATCGATTGCGTAAGAACTTTCTTAAGCTTATCGGAGGTAATACAGCACGAATCGTGGAGTTAGAAAAACAACTTCAAGCCATTGAAGCCGAGAAATAA
- a CDS encoding DUF3006 domain-containing protein, producing MIRGIIDRFESDLAIIEVEDGHTLDYPKHLLPSNAAVGDVIKIDGNHFTIDKEETVKRRKEIEGLMNELFED from the coding sequence TTGATAAGAGGAATCATTGACCGATTTGAGAGCGATTTAGCAATTATTGAAGTCGAGGATGGTCATACTCTGGATTATCCAAAGCATCTTCTGCCGAGTAATGCTGCGGTTGGGGATGTGATTAAAATAGATGGTAATCATTTTACTATCGATAAAGAGGAAACTGTAAAACGGAGAAAAGAAATCGAGGGGCTTATGAATGAGCTTTTCGAGGATTAA